In the genome of Deltaproteobacteria bacterium, the window CGGGCGGTAGATCAAGATGTCCTCGATTTCCAGGGGGGCGTCAACGGGTCTTGCAAGAACCCTGTTGAAGGCGCTCTTGGCCAATTCCACCCCGTTTCTGGCCCTTACTCGGTTTTGTTTCGCGTTGGCCAGCTCCACCTCGACCTTAAGAAGATCGTTTACAGGGATCATACCCACCTTGTAAAAACTCCTGGCCACCTCCACGTTTGATCTCAGGGATTCAACGGCCTTTTCTGCCACTTCGAGAGCCTTCTGGGCCTTGAGGACGCCGAAGTAGGCCTCCTTGACCCGGAGGATCAGGTCCAGCTTGCCGGCCTCGAGCTGGATCTTGGAAAGATCGATTCCCAGCTTGGCCAGTTCGTAAGCGCTTGTGAGGGCGAAACCGGTGAAGATGGGCTGGGTTACAGTCAATTTCCACTGGTAATTGTCCTGGGTATTGAGATCCCTCGCCGGGATCTCCCCCAGTCCTCCGAGGGAGACAGGAGAACTTCGGGTAACCGAGTCAAGGTAGGTGAAACTGTAACTGGTGGAAAGCTTCGGGTAGAAACCTTTCCTGGCTTGCTCCTTCGCGAATTCAGCCTCCCGGAGTCGTTCTTCTTTCGCCTTGATCTCCCAGTTGTGGGCAAGGGCCTCCCTAATGCATTCTTCAAGGGAGTAAACCTTCTGAACGTTCTCCGCGAATAGCGTACCAGGAAGCCAGGCGACAAAGAGAAAAAGGAAAAACATGGTCCAACAGGGGGTTCTCGGATGGTTTCGTCTCATGGTCACCTCGTTTTTATTGAAAAGATGTTTTTCTTGGGCCTGGGTCCAAGGAGTTTGCTCCCCGCTCACAGCAGGAATCGCTTCCCCGGGAAACCGGAAGTTCGAAGAGGGCTGCTGCACGCTTATCGTGCCCCTGTATGCTTTCCCGAAGAGATCCGGCGACTCGTATACTAGTGGAACTGAACATAATTTCAAGTCCTTTCGGCCCCCCGGCGCCCTTCCTCCTTTCCCTGGCCCAGGCATTGTGGGCCGTCCCATTAGGAAAGGGTTTTTTTGAATCGGGATACGGCCAACAGGATGAATAGCAGGGCCAGTCCCAGTTGCGGAAGAATCGAAGGCCAGAGGGACTGGATGCCCAACCCTTTGAGTAACACTCCACGCAGGATCTCAAGGTACCATCGAACCGGGTCCAGAAAGGTTGCGTATTGAACCGGCAGAGGCATGTTCCGGACCGGGAACATGAACCCGCTCAAGAGCACCGCGGGCATGATGATCAGAAATGCCGTGAGCAGGGCCTGTTGCTGGGTGCCGGCGCTGACACTGATAAGGAGTGCCAGACCCACGTTCCCGACCAGAAAGACCCCCGTCATCACATAGAGAATCAGCCAGCTTCCCTTGACGGTTATACCGAA includes:
- a CDS encoding TolC family protein, which encodes MRRNHPRTPCWTMFFLFLFVAWLPGTLFAENVQKVYSLEECIREALAHNWEIKAKEERLREAEFAKEQARKGFYPKLSTSYSFTYLDSVTRSSPVSLGGLGEIPARDLNTQDNYQWKLTVTQPIFTGFALTSAYELAKLGIDLSKIQLEAGKLDLILRVKEAYFGVLKAQKALEVAEKAVESLRSNVEVARSFYKVGMIPVNDLLKVEVELANAKQNRVRARNGVELAKSAFNRVLARPVDAPLEIEDILIYRPEHVDFKTLLERALENRPEIKEIDMNLRQVEQQIRLEKSKFYPEVALNYNYIKEGDDLRVSGSSFHDANHWQVTAALSWTFFEWGKTKDAVREKESVKKQLQHTRESVKDAVSLDIRKALLDLEVAAKNIPVTQKAVEQAEENLRVNEERYKAQVTTITEVLDAQTLLTQARTNYYNALYEHNLAKARLKRAVGEY